The following coding sequences are from one Myxococcales bacterium window:
- a CDS encoding OmpA family protein: protein MASLAFAVGLGFGALPFVQGAEGSAVAVRYGSQVPVGQQPFVELEAREPLAAVRLALTRDDGKIVRRLFPSLRKGQTARVALDGAPGTHRYTGELVASPRGGSPQTSLLDFETQVSEALKLDVDRGRLDLAAGRLWLTASRALAEVEVTVHGAAPGATARTQRHAITHSEAGVPLEVSFPGGDDVGRIDLKATDTQGFFTGVSLLPWAVRIPHEEVSFATDRADILPDQAPKLEASLRAIEEALVRARTLGAVTLFVAGHTDTVGDDAHNLKLSLARAQAIALYFRKKGLRLPIAFEGFGERALAVATPDGSDEARNRRVDYILALEPPPLGGRGFTPRWKALR from the coding sequence GTGGCAAGTCTGGCCTTTGCGGTGGGGCTCGGCTTCGGGGCCTTGCCCTTCGTGCAGGGTGCCGAGGGCTCTGCGGTGGCGGTGCGCTACGGCTCGCAGGTGCCGGTGGGGCAACAGCCCTTCGTCGAGCTCGAGGCGCGCGAGCCCTTGGCCGCCGTCAGGCTTGCCTTGACCCGCGACGACGGGAAGATCGTGCGCCGCTTGTTTCCCTCCCTGCGCAAAGGGCAAACCGCCCGCGTCGCGCTCGATGGCGCCCCGGGCACGCACCGGTACACGGGGGAACTCGTCGCCTCGCCCAGGGGGGGAAGCCCGCAAACGAGCCTGCTCGACTTCGAGACACAGGTGAGTGAAGCCCTGAAGCTCGACGTCGACCGGGGCCGGCTGGACCTCGCGGCGGGCCGGCTGTGGCTGACTGCGTCCCGCGCGCTCGCCGAGGTCGAGGTCACCGTTCATGGCGCGGCCCCGGGGGCCACCGCACGCACACAGCGCCACGCGATCACGCACAGCGAGGCCGGCGTGCCGCTCGAGGTGAGCTTCCCGGGGGGCGACGACGTGGGCCGCATCGATCTGAAGGCCACCGACACCCAGGGCTTTTTCACCGGCGTGTCGCTTTTGCCCTGGGCCGTACGCATTCCGCACGAAGAGGTGAGCTTCGCCACCGATCGCGCCGATATCTTGCCCGACCAGGCCCCCAAGCTCGAGGCGAGCCTGCGGGCCATCGAGGAGGCCCTCGTGCGCGCGCGCACGCTGGGGGCCGTCACGCTCTTCGTGGCGGGACACACCGATACCGTGGGAGACGACGCGCACAACCTGAAGCTGTCGTTGGCCCGCGCCCAGGCGATCGCGCTTTACTTCCGCAAAAAGGGCCTGCGCCTTCCGATTGCGTTCGAGGGCTTCGGCGAGCGCGCCTTGGCGGTGGCCACGCCCGACGGCAGCGATGAGGCGCGGAACAGGAGGGTCGATTACATCCTGGCCCTCGAGCCGCCCCCCCTTGGCGGGCGCGGGTTCACCCCGCGGTGGAAGGCGCTCCGCTGA
- a CDS encoding GntP family permease: MSSSLAVYAPFWLLLLGMAAVIGLITVARLHAFVSLVLAGALVGLATPAARFSPGGHKWLEAMDLLSQHMGETSGKIGLPIALASLIGMCLGESGAADAVVRRFVALCGQARAGFALLVASYVLSIPIFFDTFFMLLVPLAQALARRTGRDYLLYVMAICCGATVTHALIVPHPGPLAMAGSLHVDVGLTIVVGLAAGVGPLLAGWLASRFVARRVVVEVPAAAEEPDAVLTLPRFWFALMPVLVPIVLIGAGSAVAALPGARSALSTWLLFLGNRNVALLLGAFLGAWLLMHARGVRLSELGHRMGPPLETAGVIILITSAGGAFGFMLRHAGVGEAVQALAAGLDLNLVLLAWLVAAVIRAAQGSATVAMLTTAAMMEPLVTGPPLPYHRVYVFLAIGSGSFVLSWMNDSGFWVVSRLAGLSEKQTLQSFTVVLTAASVAGLLVALLLSRVLPLI; this comes from the coding sequence ATGTCTTCGTCCCTCGCGGTCTACGCGCCCTTTTGGCTCCTGTTGCTGGGCATGGCGGCCGTGATCGGGCTCATCACGGTGGCCCGCCTGCATGCCTTCGTCTCCTTGGTCCTGGCGGGGGCGCTGGTGGGCCTGGCCACCCCGGCGGCGCGCTTTTCCCCGGGCGGCCACAAGTGGCTCGAAGCCATGGATCTTCTTTCCCAGCACATGGGAGAGACGAGCGGCAAGATCGGTCTGCCCATCGCCCTGGCGTCGCTCATCGGCATGTGCCTTGGCGAAAGTGGGGCCGCCGATGCGGTGGTGCGTCGCTTCGTGGCGCTGTGCGGGCAAGCGCGGGCGGGGTTCGCTTTGCTCGTGGCCAGCTACGTCCTGTCGATCCCGATCTTCTTCGACACCTTCTTCATGCTGCTCGTGCCGCTTGCGCAGGCCCTGGCCCGCCGCACGGGCCGGGATTACCTGCTTTACGTGATGGCGATCTGCTGCGGCGCCACGGTCACGCACGCGCTCATCGTCCCGCATCCCGGGCCGCTGGCCATGGCGGGCAGCCTGCACGTGGACGTGGGGCTCACGATCGTCGTGGGCCTGGCCGCGGGCGTTGGGCCTCTCTTGGCAGGCTGGCTGGCCAGCCGCTTCGTGGCCCGTCGTGTGGTCGTGGAGGTTCCTGCGGCGGCGGAAGAGCCCGACGCCGTTTTGACCTTGCCCCGTTTCTGGTTCGCGCTCATGCCCGTGCTGGTGCCCATTGTCCTCATCGGGGCCGGCTCGGCCGTGGCCGCGCTGCCCGGGGCGCGGTCCGCGCTTTCGACGTGGCTCCTGTTTCTGGGCAACCGCAACGTGGCGCTGCTGCTCGGTGCTTTCCTGGGGGCGTGGCTGCTCATGCACGCGCGTGGGGTCCGTCTGTCGGAGCTCGGCCACCGGATGGGACCGCCGCTGGAAACGGCGGGTGTCATCATCCTCATCACCAGCGCGGGAGGGGCCTTTGGCTTCATGTTGAGGCACGCGGGCGTGGGTGAGGCTGTGCAAGCGCTGGCCGCGGGGCTCGACTTGAACCTCGTGCTGCTCGCGTGGCTGGTGGCGGCGGTCATCCGGGCGGCTCAAGGATCTGCCACGGTGGCCATGTTGACCACCGCCGCGATGATGGAGCCTTTGGTGACGGGGCCGCCGTTGCCCTATCACCGCGTTTACGTGTTCCTGGCGATCGGGAGCGGCTCGTTCGTGCTTTCTTGGATGAACGACAGCGGCTTCTGGGTGGTCAGCCGTCTTGCGGGGCTCAGCGAAAAGCAGACCTTGCAATCCTTCACGGTGGTGTTGACGGCGGCCAGTGTGGCAGGCTTGCTGGTGGCGCTTTTGCTCTCGCGGGTGCTGCCTTTGATCTGA
- a CDS encoding single-stranded DNA-binding protein yields the protein MSLTEISRKLARAVDELAFAPPVAFVYNPLVYAWAPHAAYLERFGQGQKRVVFLGMNPGPFGMAQTGVPFGDVTMVRDFLGLGTGAEGLVLRPHPEHPKRPVTGFACRRSEVSGTRFWGWARARFGSAARFFRHAFVVNYCPLVFMDEAGRNVTPDKLTAAERQAVTKVCDRALRQMVALWKPTWVIGVGAFAETRAREALEGLDLQVGCILHPSPASPAANRGWAGQVDAQLEALGVRL from the coding sequence ATGAGCCTGACCGAGATCAGCCGCAAACTGGCGCGCGCGGTGGACGAGCTTGCCTTCGCTCCGCCCGTCGCTTTCGTTTACAACCCGCTGGTCTACGCCTGGGCGCCTCACGCGGCCTACCTGGAGCGCTTCGGGCAAGGGCAAAAGCGGGTGGTGTTCCTGGGCATGAACCCGGGCCCTTTTGGCATGGCCCAAACCGGCGTGCCCTTCGGGGACGTGACGATGGTGCGAGATTTTTTGGGCCTGGGCACGGGCGCCGAGGGTCTGGTGTTGCGTCCGCACCCGGAGCACCCGAAGCGGCCCGTGACCGGCTTTGCGTGCCGGCGCAGCGAAGTGAGTGGCACGCGCTTTTGGGGCTGGGCGCGTGCGCGCTTTGGCTCTGCCGCCCGCTTCTTCCGGCACGCCTTCGTGGTGAATTACTGCCCCCTGGTGTTCATGGACGAAGCGGGGCGCAACGTGACGCCCGACAAGCTCACGGCCGCCGAACGGCAGGCGGTCACCAAGGTCTGCGATCGCGCCCTTCGGCAGATGGTGGCTCTGTGGAAGCCGACCTGGGTCATCGGGGTGGGTGCGTTCGCCGAAACGCGCGCGCGCGAGGCCCTGGAGGGGCTCGACCTGCAGGTGGGCTGCATTCTGCACCCGAGCCCCGCAAGCCCGGCCGCCAACCGCGGCTGGGCCGGTCAGGTGGACGCGCAGCTCGAAGCGCTGGGTGTGAGGCTTTGA
- a CDS encoding glycoside hydrolase family 97 protein: MALGAGPVGAALPPPGLALHPDNPRLFRFRGVPTVLVGAGAHEGVSLGQELDVKAELDALVSQGLNYTRVFAGEAPHTEGASAERIAAPWARSTQPGSADGGPKFDLARFDPAHFDRLARFVAEAAQRDIVVKVTLFSALDDEAAWRASPLFAGNNVNGVGKVERKQVHTLDNGSLWKYQEAFVRQTVRTLAQADNVIYELASEPWLDRPAKETFATPADAASLAWQKQVAALILQEGPRGGRVPLVSQNVARRAVAISEPDPNVSVFDFHEASPPAAIAMNAGLARVFGFDVAGRAGSDEASLRRQAWSFLLAGGGAFGHFAPALPAAAAAPSRAELGVLSRFLRGFGEDLVHMRPDEGLVKGGAPAGVQVLAAAGRAYGLYLARAAGEPARPMRLALALPFGAYDVTWLDPVTGESLATSRHVHAGGLAKLEGPARSELALRLVRSAREPALEELPRPSVARATSPDGRTRIAVVLADFAGTPGLAAGERLYVRVERGDKGKHEAVLPWSPLGVRRLDTSFVTNLTWKGARSRPVRERYKLSSGKALDVSAHGEETTVTLLGEGGNVLALDLRAYDDGVAFRYRFPEAKPGFFEVTGEDTAFRLDATARGYLLPHDEPTDWGPAYEATWKADVPAGTPAPTASGFSFPALFQVGARWVLLTESGLDGSFAASRLSPEGGLYRVRLPRAEEGSGVGAVAPRSVLPWAMPWRIVMVGDALDTIVASNLVTHLAAPSRVKDTSWIKPGRAAWSWWADSPSPKDYALMVPYIDLAARMGWEYFLVDANWGEMQNGDWKKLAAYARAKKVRLLLWYNSGGPHNRVTEAPRDLMFERRIRRAEMKAIAEAGIAGMKVDFFQSDKQSTIAQYQDILEDAAAFKLVVNFHGCTLPRGWSRTYPNLLSHEAVKGAEAYKFSRTFPDDAPVHNTILPFTRNVVGPMDYTPVTFSDSKYPHKTTNAHELALSVVFESGLQHFADSHQAYDALPEAPKAFLKEVPVAWDEVRLLAGHPGKQAVIARRKGRVWYVGGISGLPQPSTVKVPLAFVGGKARYDVTLISDGDSDRTFSARTDVRAATDALEVALRGYGGFVMRIAPQGRPAKSRAAAGGP, translated from the coding sequence ATGGCTCTTGGGGCCGGCCCCGTGGGGGCCGCGTTGCCTCCCCCAGGCCTGGCGCTGCACCCCGATAACCCCCGGCTCTTCCGCTTCCGCGGCGTGCCCACCGTGCTCGTAGGAGCCGGTGCGCACGAGGGCGTGTCGTTGGGTCAGGAGCTCGACGTGAAGGCCGAGCTCGACGCGCTGGTGTCGCAAGGCCTCAACTACACCCGTGTCTTCGCGGGCGAAGCACCGCACACGGAGGGGGCTTCCGCGGAGCGCATCGCGGCCCCCTGGGCCCGCAGCACCCAGCCGGGGAGCGCGGACGGTGGCCCCAAGTTCGACTTGGCCCGCTTCGACCCCGCGCACTTCGACCGGCTCGCGCGTTTCGTGGCGGAGGCGGCCCAGCGCGACATCGTCGTGAAGGTGACGCTGTTTTCGGCCCTCGACGACGAGGCGGCCTGGCGTGCGAGTCCCCTGTTTGCCGGCAACAACGTCAACGGCGTCGGGAAGGTCGAGCGCAAACAGGTTCACACGCTCGACAACGGCTCCCTCTGGAAATACCAGGAGGCGTTCGTGCGGCAGACCGTGCGTACGCTGGCCCAAGCAGACAACGTGATCTACGAGCTTGCGAGCGAACCGTGGCTCGACCGGCCCGCGAAGGAGACGTTCGCCACGCCGGCGGACGCCGCTTCGTTGGCATGGCAGAAACAGGTGGCCGCGTTGATCCTGCAAGAAGGCCCACGCGGCGGGCGTGTGCCGCTCGTCTCACAGAACGTGGCCCGCCGCGCGGTGGCGATCTCCGAGCCAGATCCGAACGTGTCCGTGTTCGACTTTCACGAGGCCAGTCCACCCGCAGCGATCGCGATGAACGCCGGTCTCGCCAGGGTCTTCGGGTTCGACGTGGCGGGGCGCGCAGGTAGCGACGAAGCGTCCCTGCGTCGGCAGGCCTGGTCGTTCCTTCTGGCGGGCGGCGGCGCGTTTGGCCACTTCGCCCCGGCCCTGCCCGCGGCGGCTGCGGCCCCCTCCCGCGCGGAGCTCGGGGTCCTCTCGCGCTTTTTGCGGGGCTTCGGCGAAGACCTCGTGCACATGCGTCCCGATGAGGGCCTGGTCAAAGGCGGCGCCCCTGCGGGCGTGCAGGTCCTGGCCGCGGCGGGCCGCGCTTATGGGCTCTACCTGGCCCGCGCCGCGGGTGAACCCGCACGGCCCATGCGCCTCGCGCTGGCGCTGCCCTTCGGCGCGTACGACGTCACGTGGCTCGACCCGGTCACGGGCGAGAGCCTGGCGACGAGCCGCCACGTGCACGCAGGGGGGCTGGCGAAGCTCGAGGGACCGGCTCGTTCCGAACTGGCGTTGCGCCTCGTCCGCAGCGCGCGGGAGCCGGCCCTCGAGGAGCTGCCGCGTCCCTCCGTGGCCCGCGCCACGTCGCCGGACGGACGCACCCGCATCGCGGTCGTGCTGGCTGATTTTGCGGGCACGCCCGGCCTGGCCGCGGGCGAGCGGCTCTACGTCCGCGTCGAGCGGGGTGACAAGGGCAAGCACGAAGCGGTTCTGCCGTGGTCGCCTCTGGGGGTGCGGCGTCTCGATACGTCCTTCGTCACGAACCTCACCTGGAAGGGCGCGCGATCCCGGCCCGTGCGCGAACGCTACAAGCTGTCGAGCGGCAAGGCTCTCGACGTGAGCGCCCACGGCGAGGAGACCACCGTGACCTTGCTCGGTGAGGGAGGCAACGTCCTGGCGTTGGATCTGCGCGCCTACGACGATGGCGTGGCGTTTCGCTATCGCTTCCCCGAAGCGAAGCCAGGGTTCTTCGAGGTCACCGGCGAGGACACGGCCTTTCGGCTCGATGCCACCGCGCGGGGCTACCTGCTTCCCCACGACGAGCCCACCGATTGGGGGCCTGCCTACGAGGCGACCTGGAAAGCCGATGTGCCTGCCGGAACGCCTGCGCCCACCGCTTCGGGCTTTAGCTTCCCCGCGCTCTTCCAGGTGGGCGCGCGCTGGGTCTTGCTGACCGAATCCGGCCTCGACGGAAGCTTCGCGGCCTCGCGCCTGTCTCCCGAAGGCGGGCTTTATCGGGTGCGGTTGCCCCGGGCCGAAGAGGGTTCAGGCGTGGGGGCCGTGGCGCCGCGCTCCGTGTTGCCGTGGGCGATGCCCTGGCGCATCGTCATGGTGGGGGATGCGCTCGATACGATCGTCGCGTCCAATCTGGTGACCCATCTGGCCGCACCTTCACGGGTGAAGGACACCTCGTGGATCAAGCCCGGGCGCGCCGCCTGGTCGTGGTGGGCCGATAGCCCGAGCCCCAAGGACTATGCCTTGATGGTGCCTTACATCGACCTGGCCGCACGCATGGGCTGGGAGTACTTCCTGGTGGATGCCAACTGGGGCGAGATGCAAAACGGCGACTGGAAAAAGCTCGCCGCATACGCCCGGGCGAAGAAGGTCCGGCTTCTGCTTTGGTACAACTCCGGGGGGCCGCACAACCGGGTGACCGAGGCGCCGCGCGATCTCATGTTCGAGAGGCGGATCCGCCGCGCGGAGATGAAGGCCATCGCCGAGGCCGGCATCGCGGGCATGAAGGTGGACTTTTTCCAAAGCGACAAGCAAAGCACCATCGCGCAGTACCAGGACATTCTGGAGGACGCGGCCGCGTTCAAGCTGGTCGTGAACTTCCACGGCTGTACGTTGCCGCGCGGCTGGTCCCGCACCTACCCGAACCTGCTCTCCCACGAGGCGGTCAAGGGGGCCGAGGCCTACAAGTTCAGCCGCACGTTTCCGGACGATGCGCCCGTGCACAACACCATATTGCCCTTCACGCGCAACGTGGTGGGGCCGATGGACTACACACCGGTGACGTTCTCGGACTCGAAGTACCCTCACAAAACCACCAACGCTCACGAGCTGGCCCTCTCCGTGGTGTTCGAGTCGGGCCTCCAGCATTTCGCCGACTCCCATCAGGCCTACGACGCTTTGCCGGAGGCCCCCAAGGCGTTTTTGAAAGAGGTCCCCGTGGCCTGGGACGAGGTGCGCTTGCTCGCGGGTCATCCCGGCAAGCAAGCCGTGATCGCGCGCCGCAAGGGGCGGGTGTGGTACGTGGGCGGGATCAGTGGTCTGCCGCAGCCTTCGACGGTGAAGGTGCCGTTGGCGTTCGTGGGGGGCAAGGCCCGCTACGACGTGACCTTGATCAGCGACGGCGACTCGGATCGCACCTTCTCTGCGCGTACGGACGTGCGTGCGGCCACGGACGCGCTGGAGGTTGCCCTGCGAGGGTACGGCGGCTTCGTCATGCGCATCGCCCCCCAAGGCAGGCCTGCAAAGAGCCGCGCGGCGGCCGGCGGACCCTGA